In Flavobacterium sp. CBA20B-1, one DNA window encodes the following:
- a CDS encoding DUF6705 family protein, with amino-acid sequence MKKYIVILCSFFVLNSFAQQFIITDKFDYTNNVKRRSNGYYYKDVTGYFNQFVGTWKYQNGTTTYYLKFEKRTFTESYPHVNKTYKQDELIGALRIIKNGTVVYDDIYTLNKNFTDVVKYNIHSVIRVENFNVCYMCTYPEQRLYLRYSEQNNDNFAYTLLGMLIHTYNDNGVTKLRLNFRSDQVNPSAFLKIGDFQSAPIKTSLFMDFGTFDFVKH; translated from the coding sequence ATGAAAAAATATATAGTAATATTGTGTAGCTTTTTTGTATTAAACAGCTTTGCACAACAATTTATAATAACTGACAAATTTGACTATACCAATAATGTTAAGAGAAGAAGTAACGGCTATTATTATAAAGATGTAACGGGTTATTTTAACCAGTTTGTTGGTACTTGGAAATACCAAAATGGCACCACCACCTATTATCTAAAGTTTGAAAAACGCACTTTTACAGAGAGTTACCCTCATGTAAATAAAACTTACAAGCAAGATGAATTAATTGGTGCTTTACGAATTATAAAAAATGGTACAGTGGTTTATGATGATATTTATACTTTAAACAAAAATTTTACCGATGTGGTAAAGTATAATATTCACTCAGTAATTAGAGTAGAAAATTTTAACGTTTGTTATATGTGTACCTATCCAGAACAACGTTTGTATTTAAGATATAGTGAACAAAATAATGATAATTTTGCTTATACTCTTTTAGGAATGTTGATTCATACCTATAACGATAATGGGGTTACGAAATTGCGTTTAAATTTCCGTTCAGATCAGGTGAACCCTAGTGCTTTTTTAAAAATTGGCGATTTTCAATCTGCACCTATAAAAACCAGTTTATTTATGGATTTTGGTACTTTTGATTTTGTAAAACATTAG
- the panD gene encoding aspartate 1-decarboxylase, producing the protein MQIEVLKSKIHRVKVTGADLNYIGSITIDIALMEAANIIEGEKVTIVNINNGERFETYAIPGSRNSGEITLNGPAARRVQKDDIIIVITYALMPFEDAKTFKPWVIFPNEENNSLK; encoded by the coding sequence ATGCAAATAGAAGTTTTAAAATCTAAAATCCACCGTGTTAAAGTAACAGGTGCCGATTTGAATTATATTGGCAGTATTACGATTGATATTGCTTTAATGGAAGCTGCAAACATTATTGAAGGTGAAAAAGTAACCATTGTGAACATTAATAATGGCGAACGTTTTGAAACCTATGCCATTCCTGGTTCAAGAAACAGCGGCGAAATTACACTCAACGGACCTGCAGCGCGCCGGGTGCAAAAAGACGATATTATTATTGTAATCACCTATGCCTTGATGCCTTTTGAAGACGCCAAAACGTTTAAACCTTGGGTTATTTTTCCAAACGAAGAAAATAATTCACTGAAATAA
- a CDS encoding IS982 family transposase has translation MSNLEASYKLILKELRKISEKENLYFKPIKPKLSDIELISLIILSEFKSIDSEHQLFREIKGFEIESKIERSVYNRRKRKLFPFIEEIRMKMVKKFNEFENYFVVDSMPLEVCKIARSSRSKICKEVDYAIPNKGFCASQNLHFYGYKLHAVCSISGVFQSFDLSPASVHDIHYLQDIRKQMSDCVLFGDKGYLSQTIQLDLFNQVNIQLETPKRKNQKGYKPQFYHFKKYRKRIETLFSQLCDQFMIRRNYAKTFEGFKTRILAKITTLTTIQYLNKFVFNRNINNLKINLV, from the coding sequence ATGAGCAACTTAGAAGCAAGTTACAAATTAATTTTGAAGGAATTGCGGAAAATTTCGGAAAAAGAGAATTTATATTTTAAACCAATAAAGCCTAAACTATCTGATATTGAATTAATTAGTTTAATAATCTTGTCAGAATTTAAATCGATTGATTCTGAACATCAGCTATTTAGAGAAATTAAGGGTTTTGAAATTGAATCTAAAATTGAGCGAAGTGTTTACAACAGAAGAAAAAGAAAATTATTTCCATTTATCGAAGAAATCAGAATGAAAATGGTAAAAAAATTTAATGAGTTTGAAAACTATTTTGTGGTCGATAGTATGCCCTTGGAAGTGTGTAAAATAGCACGTTCTTCCAGAAGTAAAATATGTAAGGAGGTCGATTATGCCATTCCCAACAAGGGATTTTGTGCTTCACAAAATTTACATTTTTATGGCTATAAATTACACGCTGTTTGCTCAATTTCTGGTGTTTTTCAAAGTTTTGATTTATCTCCTGCCTCTGTCCACGATATTCATTATTTGCAGGATATAAGAAAGCAAATGTCTGATTGTGTTTTATTTGGAGATAAAGGTTATCTTTCACAAACCATTCAACTTGATTTATTTAACCAGGTCAATATCCAATTAGAAACTCCGAAAAGAAAAAATCAAAAAGGTTATAAACCTCAATTTTATCATTTCAAAAAATATAGAAAAAGAATTGAAACTCTGTTCTCACAATTGTGTGACCAATTTATGATTAGAAGAAATTACGCAAAGACCTTTGAAGGATTTAAAACAAGAATTCTGGCTAAAATTACAACACTGACAACTATTCAATATTTGAATAAATTTGTGTTTAATAGAAATATTAACAACCTAAAAATTAATCTCGTTTAA
- the radA gene encoding DNA repair protein RadA: MAKVKTAFFCSSCGTQFSKWLGQCTACKQWNTIVEEVIQKEEKVAWQTKSSAGIKRAAKPLLINEIDSTQEIRLNTLDQELNRVLGGGIVPGSMILLGGEPGIGKSTLLLQLSLKLPYKVLYVSGEESQKQIKMRAERINPNNNSCYILTETNTQNIFKQVEEIEPDVLIIDSIQTLHTDYIEASAGSISQIKETTAELIKFAKETSTPVILIGHITKDGNIAGPKILEHMVDTVLQFEGDRNHVYRILRALKNRFGSTAELGIYEMLGSGLREVSNPSEILLSNREEELSGTAIASTLEGMRPLMIEIQALVSTAVYGTPQRSATGYNLKRLNMILAVLEKRAGFRLGMKDVFLNITGGISVDDPAIDLAVVASILSSNEDDAISKDICFAGEVGLSGEIRPVNRVDQRIQEAEKLGFAKIFVSKYNKITYSSKNIQIVLVSKIEELVSALF, translated from the coding sequence ATGGCAAAAGTAAAAACAGCATTTTTCTGCTCATCTTGTGGCACGCAATTTTCTAAATGGTTGGGGCAATGTACCGCTTGTAAACAGTGGAATACAATTGTGGAAGAAGTAATTCAGAAAGAAGAAAAAGTGGCATGGCAAACCAAATCTTCAGCAGGAATTAAACGCGCAGCAAAACCATTGTTGATCAATGAAATAGACAGCACCCAAGAAATTCGTTTAAACACTTTAGACCAAGAATTAAACCGGGTTTTAGGCGGGGGAATTGTTCCCGGATCTATGATTTTATTGGGCGGTGAACCCGGCATTGGTAAAAGTACTTTGCTTTTGCAATTGTCGTTAAAATTGCCTTATAAAGTGTTGTATGTTTCGGGAGAAGAAAGCCAAAAACAAATAAAAATGCGTGCCGAACGCATCAATCCAAACAACAATTCGTGTTATATTTTAACCGAAACCAATACCCAAAATATTTTTAAGCAGGTAGAAGAAATCGAACCCGATGTATTGATTATCGATTCGATCCAAACCTTGCATACCGATTATATCGAAGCTTCGGCTGGTAGCATTTCTCAGATAAAAGAAACCACTGCCGAACTGATTAAGTTTGCAAAAGAAACATCAACGCCGGTTATTTTGATCGGTCATATCACGAAAGATGGAAACATTGCCGGACCCAAAATTCTAGAACACATGGTGGATACCGTACTGCAGTTTGAAGGCGACCGCAATCATGTGTACCGAATTCTTCGTGCCTTAAAAAACCGTTTTGGATCTACAGCCGAATTGGGAATTTACGAAATGTTAGGATCGGGTTTACGTGAAGTATCGAATCCGTCTGAAATATTATTATCAAACAGAGAAGAAGAGTTATCGGGAACGGCGATTGCATCAACTTTAGAAGGCATGCGTCCATTAATGATTGAAATTCAAGCATTGGTAAGCACTGCGGTTTACGGTACACCACAGCGCAGCGCCACTGGTTACAACTTAAAACGCTTGAACATGATTTTGGCAGTATTGGAAAAGCGGGCGGGTTTTCGTTTAGGAATGAAAGATGTGTTTTTAAACATTACCGGTGGAATTTCGGTTGATGATCCAGCGATTGATTTAGCTGTTGTGGCTTCCATTTTATCATCAAACGAAGACGATGCTATTTCAAAAGACATTTGTTTTGCAGGCGAAGTAGGTTTGTCTGGCGAAATTCGACCGGTAAACCGGGTAGATCAACGCATTCAGGAAGCCGAAAAATTAGGCTTTGCTAAAATATTTGTATCAAAATATAACAAAATCACCTATTCATCAAAAAACATACAAATAGTATTGGTATCTAAAATAGAAGAGCTGGTTTCGGCATTGTTTTAA
- a CDS encoding helix-turn-helix domain-containing protein: protein MNTMIGKKLQTLRKERGFSQEQVADKLHISQSAYARIESGESHSWANYIQKICETYEITPEELVSNESIVINNNQQGGGGYIQINQLSEKLIQQYEERIKEKDEMIKD, encoded by the coding sequence ATGAATACAATGATAGGCAAAAAGTTGCAAACACTTCGTAAAGAGCGTGGTTTTTCGCAAGAACAAGTGGCAGATAAATTACATATATCACAATCGGCTTACGCGCGCATAGAAAGCGGTGAAAGTCATTCTTGGGCAAACTATATCCAAAAAATCTGCGAAACCTATGAAATTACTCCTGAAGAATTAGTAAGCAACGAAAGTATTGTGATTAATAACAACCAACAAGGTGGCGGTGGTTATATTCAAATAAATCAACTTTCTGAAAAATTAATACAGCAATACGAAGAACGTATTAAAGAAAAAGACGAAATGATTAAGGATTAA
- a CDS encoding DUF6705 family protein produces MKKYIVILCSFFVLNSFAQQFIITDKFDYTNNVERQSNGYYYKDVTGYFNQFVGTWKYQNGTTTYYLKFEKRTFTESYPHVNTTYKQDELIGALRIIKNGTVVYDDIYTLNQNFTDVVKYNIYSVIRAQNFNDCYMCTYPRQRLYLRYSEQNNDNFAYTLLGMLIHTYNDNGVTKLRLNFRSDQVNPSAFLKIGDFQSAPTKTSLFMDFGTFDFVKH; encoded by the coding sequence ATGAAAAAATATATAGTAATATTGTGTAGCTTTTTTGTATTAAACAGCTTTGCACAACAATTTATAATAACTGACAAATTTGATTATACCAATAATGTAGAAAGACAAAGCAATGGTTATTATTATAAAGATGTAACGGGTTATTTTAACCAGTTTGTTGGCACTTGGAAATACCAAAATGGCACCACCACCTATTATTTAAAATTTGAAAAACGCACTTTTACAGAGAGTTACCCTCATGTAAATACAACTTACAAACAAGATGAATTAATTGGTGCTTTACGAATTATAAAAAATGGTACAGTGGTTTACGATGATATTTATACATTAAACCAAAATTTTACCGATGTGGTAAAGTATAACATTTACTCAGTAATTAGAGCACAAAATTTTAACGATTGTTATATGTGTACCTATCCAAGGCAACGTTTGTATTTAAGATATAGTGAACAGAATAATGATAATTTTGCTTATACTCTTTTAGGAATGTTGATTCATACCTATAACGATAATGGGGTTACGAAATTGCGTTTAAATTTCCGTTCAGATCAGGTGAACCCTAGTGCTTTTTTAAAAATTGGCGATTTCCAATCTGCACCTACAAAAACCAGTTTATTTATGGATTTTGGCACTTTTGATTTTGTAAAACATTAG
- a CDS encoding lysylphosphatidylglycerol synthase transmembrane domain-containing protein: MLGVFLVYYAYNQFTPAQITEMKSYFASADYLYIGLSLLFMKISHASRAYRWKYSLQYMGYQSGFWNNFMAISVGYLLNLTIPRSGELSRAAVLQKYDNIPFDKGFGTIIAERIIDLVFLLLFVATALLLQYKQLTGFIAQQIPVKQLVVIGGVLAIVAIIGLYLLYTSNWKIFVFIRKKITGLVEGMLSIFKMPHRIPFLIHTLIIWIGFVLTFYFGTKALPETSEISLGIVMVAFVVGSLTISFTNGGFGAFPLLIAKILALYGISLTAGTAFGWILWTTQTVLVIVLGGLSFLLLPIVNKNK, translated from the coding sequence TTGCTGGGAGTTTTTTTGGTTTATTACGCCTACAACCAATTTACGCCTGCACAAATCACCGAAATGAAAAGCTATTTTGCATCTGCCGATTATCTTTACATTGGTTTGTCGTTGCTTTTTATGAAAATCAGCCATGCATCGCGTGCTTATCGGTGGAAGTATAGTTTGCAGTACATGGGTTATCAATCGGGTTTTTGGAATAATTTTATGGCGATTTCTGTTGGATACTTGTTAAACTTGACGATTCCCCGCTCGGGCGAACTATCTCGGGCAGCTGTTTTGCAGAAATACGATAACATTCCGTTCGATAAAGGTTTTGGAACCATCATTGCAGAGCGCATCATAGATTTGGTTTTTCTCTTGCTTTTTGTGGCCACCGCATTGCTGTTGCAATACAAACAGCTAACCGGTTTTATTGCACAGCAAATTCCAGTTAAGCAATTGGTTGTTATTGGTGGTGTTCTTGCAATAGTTGCAATTATTGGTTTGTATTTGCTTTATACATCCAATTGGAAAATCTTTGTTTTTATACGCAAAAAAATTACCGGATTGGTCGAAGGTATGTTGAGCATCTTTAAAATGCCGCACCGTATCCCGTTTCTTATTCACACACTCATTATTTGGATTGGTTTTGTACTCACCTTTTATTTTGGAACAAAAGCCTTGCCTGAAACCAGCGAAATATCGTTAGGAATTGTAATGGTTGCATTTGTAGTGGGCAGTTTAACCATTAGTTTTACCAACGGAGGTTTTGGAGCATTTCCATTACTTATTGCAAAAATATTAGCACTTTACGGCATCTCGTTAACCGCAGGAACTGCTTTCGGCTGGATTTTATGGACCACACAAACCGTTTTGGTAATTGTTTTAGGTGGTTTGTCTTTTTTATTGTTGCCGATTGTTAATAAGAATAAGTAA
- a CDS encoding DUF6705 family protein: MKKYIVILCSFFVLNSFAQQFITTDKFDYSDNIEWGVNGYYYKDVTGYFNQFVGTWKYQNGTTTYYLKFEKRTFTRNYPHVNKTFKEDELIGALRIIKNGTVVYDDIYTLNQNFTDVVKYNIHSVIRVENFNDCYMCTYPEQRLYLRYSEQNNDNFAYTLLGMLIHTYNDNGVTKLRLNFRSDQVNPSAFLKIGDFQSAPTKTSLFMDFGTFDFVKH; this comes from the coding sequence ATGAAAAAATATATAGTAATATTGTGTAGCTTTTTTGTATTAAACAGCTTTGCACAACAATTTATAACAACCGATAAGTTTGATTATAGTGATAATATAGAATGGGGAGTTAACGGTTATTATTATAAAGATGTAACGGGTTATTTTAACCAGTTTGTTGGTACTTGGAAATACCAAAATGGCACCACCACCTATTATTTAAAATTTGAAAAGCGTACTTTTACAAGAAATTACCCTCATGTAAATAAAACTTTTAAAGAAGATGAATTAATTGGTGCTTTACGAATTATAAAAAATGGTACAGTGGTTTACGATGATATTTATACTTTAAACCAAAATTTTACAGATGTGGTAAAGTATAACATTCACTCAGTAATTAGAGTAGAAAATTTTAACGATTGTTATATGTGTACCTATCCAGAACAACGTTTGTATTTAAGATATAGTGAACAGAATAATGATAATTTTGCTTATACTCTTTTAGGAATGTTGATTCATACCTATAACGATAATGGGGTTACAAAATTGCGTTTAAATTTCCGTTCAGATCAGGTGAACCCTAGTGCTTTTTTAAAAATTGGCGATTTCCAATCTGCACCTACAAAAACCAGTTTATTTATGGATTTTGGCACTTTTGATTTTGTAAAACATTAG